Genomic window (Ananas comosus cultivar F153 linkage group 1, ASM154086v1, whole genome shotgun sequence):
GTCCAAGTAGAATtcctactctaattaatatttaaatctatattttatttatctctaatagatttaaatatttatcctaatctatttagattcatactctaattaattaTAGTGTCTCTGGGATTTAGCTGTCGGACTAACTGCAGCATTGTGGCTTGTCATTTGTAGAGTGTCGGAACGAGCCAGAGTCATTTTGGCGCGGAATAGACGTGAAAACGGACTCCGAGTTGTGAGAGTTGGAGTTCGGACATTGAAATCTGCAAAAGTAGGATTTCAagtattgtgtaccggtacctgaAACAAGTATTGGTACCCCAGAGGGATTACATGTTTAGATGCTCTCATGTTTGTGTTTTTCTTTGTTGCGTACCGGTACTTGTTGGTGAGTACCGATACTGAGCttaagtaccggtactgcatcgggctagtaTCCTTACCCAGCGTGCGGGATTTGCTGGCTGagtgccgggtaccggtacccaagttgagtaccgatacccagtCGGTAgatttgagttggtaagggaccttttggtcattttgctgtGTCGTTCATTCCAACCGACCCCCAACTTATTTATATGCATAGGGAGCTTGGAGAACATCATActtttcctcttctcctctctctctagcttgtaTACACCGTTCTTTGGAAAGTTGAGGATCGAGCTCGTTTGGATTCTTCGCTTCTTAGGAGGGCCGTTCGTGCGCGTGGGTTGTCTCGGTTGAGCAGTTGGAGGTCAAGCGAGTGCACGGAAtttctcctttcgacttctaaCCAGTATTGGATGAGCATTCGGGATGAGTTAATGTTTATCGAAATTGTTGAAATTTCTTCTAAGTCGTAGAGTGCAAGCATGTATTTTATTGTTCAAttatcatgtttagtagctcgaattcatggatttgcttgttctttatgggatctgaatttggagcataagttaataattttagatGAATTTTTACATGCTGAACtgagatttgacttaggagaaaacttgttAAACCTACACCTGACACTTTTCGAATTGTTAACAGAATTAGCTTCAGGAACGGTTGTTTTTCTGTATTACCGATGTTAGTGCATTGTGGATAttcagattagtgtaggttgagtttaCGCTCATGCTGAGAGGCCGAGCTTATTTTTGCAGTAGAGTTTGGACTGTTTCGCACTGTCGGATGCCGTTGGGACTGACGATGGACCCAAATATTTACATATTGTCTTAGATTGTGTCGAAAGTATGTAAGCCTTGGTTGTTAAACCAGTTTGActcatttgcattgactatagcctgtgtgagcctgattgagctcgacagagacacgcttgcatactcggttgggttgcGCCTACGAGTGTCGCTCCGAAGTGAGGCTtttcttgcgttgatgtcgcagcaGTCCTGTTTGGACAGTTTCTTGGACCGGCCATTCCCGcgggtggtgtgcggtgtagttTGGATACGGCCTGTACAGGCCAGTTGGCAGTCCTTTGAGATTCGGTCAGTGTGGTTGAGTTGTAGCTAGTGATACATTCCTTTATCTACAGTGAGCATGGTTTGGGATAGCGGTAGTATAGAGCATATAGTTGTAGAGTTTCTTCCAGCTTTACTACCCTTTGCGTATCTTactatagacttagtgggtgggccgttgaggtAGGTGACGATACCCACTAAGGATTATTCTGTTTTGCAATAGTTTTCATACCCAGTTGTTGCTaccttttttgcagagccatccaTTGTTGCTGCTGCTATGGATTCTGACTGAGAtaagggagttgcgagctagagccttCCCTTCCCTGATCTtttgctagaggagtacccttGCAGAGGTAGATAGATTTTGCCATGTACATACTGTTACGGTTAGTTGTACTCTCTGGAGCGAGGTTGTGCTGTTGGTTTTTGTATATATGGTAAAtggtttatattttatatatttttcagttctagcagctctatactctTGGTTGCAGTTATGacttgtttacaggtacagctatcgctttgtatacacgaaaaattcaTGTGTATACGACGGGTCTGTGGCGTGCTGGGGAAACGTGGTAATTCGAAAcgtgacattaatatttaaatcttaatttatctccaacagatttaaatattaattattatccgGCTATAATtaatctacaaatctaaccaaatcttaATATGCCCGTAATTAGTTAAAGGTGGATTTGGAAAAacttcggtacggatataatacgaataaaatttgtatcctaatttttaaattcattaaaaaatactACTTAAAAAAAGGGTTCGCCAAATATTCGTATACACGATTTATACGAAAACTACacattcaccaattaaaaattcgggatgaaaatttggctattaaattaaactttattttctAGATTTATACTACTAGCATAAACAATTATAATTCTtagaaacataaaaataaagagttacaaaataaagtagattaaaaaaaaataataatagcaaaGTTCATTAtcgtcttcatcttcatctttttcataatccatatatttttaaaagttcataaagtttttcaataattcgcaaataatttaGCAATCATTCgctaattaactaactatgttgGAGAAACagattttattcaaaaattttgctTGTTTTTTGGGCTGAAATAGTTCAGCATATACGAATTAATTATTAGCGAATAATAAACAtaacaaaaaaatttgtgttttatatcaactttttagaaaaaaatctCATACGTACTATTTTATTccaattttcaataatttataaatgaATCGCGAATTAAGTGCATGGCTCCAGCACCTATCACTTGAACTTGGTCCAGATTAGCAGCTGAGATCTGAAAAGCCGAATGCTTACACGTTTTGACTAATACTTTGTACTTCTGGACCATCCTCTCCAAGATAAACCTGTCaggaaaaatatttatatctaaatttgattgtaatcaaaatctaaataatatttagtaaGATTTTGATTACAATCagatttagatataaatatttttcctaACAAAACCCGAGTTGGAAAAAATCTAGTTGGACTGTAGTCTTTAAatctttgttagttaattcgcaaattattcgcgaattattcacggATTATTGAAACttcgaattaaacggtccgtttacgatttttttttcgaaagaaagagaattattcgccAATTTTTGGACCAGCCGAATAATTCAAGAATTATTCcggaattattaaaaatatgaataaaaaatttataatttttatttttaaaaatagattatcttttattttatatattatattttatattttataccgaatttattttttaagccgaattttttaacaaattaaaaaattcaaaaataaattttatacatattatattcgtaccgaatttttgccgaatccgaattaactaactatgctttaAATCAAAGGAACAACAAAAGATAGACTAATTAGACATGTCACTTGTTGATCAGCGCATCTCTAGCTACCATAACCTTTATATAACACTTGTGGGATAAaacagtataaaaaattttggtaaaaatgcataacatttatctgaattatatatcattttaaGTTGACTATCCAACTcttaaaatttggattttattacccaacattttaatttatttgatttgaatcagtcaacgatattttaaatttaaaatgtgaatGTATCATTTATCTCTATAGGTTTAATTATTATGCTTTGTATAATTCTCGTagctataaatttattgaaataaataattagcttaaattatgaagtcaaaatatttttaactcactcaaattaaatagattaaaaaaattaaataataaaattaaaattttataaaattaaatatttaatttaaaataaatctatGATTCGAATAAATTGTACTATCTAGTGCCTCTCGAGGGTGTCAATAAGACGAAATGGAGTAAATTGGGGCGGGCTCATGTTTAGCTCGTTTCACAAACAAGCTGAATACGAATTAACTTGTCgaatatcgagtcgaaaaattcatatatatatagtgagagagaaagagagagagagttgagctggaatgctatcggtagcaaatgggctccattgccatccatttgttttttataatggagtctttaaatcgacgatcgacaccattgaacatgatctataacacttgaagtatctagaaatcaaatttcaaagtttttcgacatcatttacctaatgatcaaagagtttcaaaatttgtaattttaatggtcgatatgaggcgttttctcgtttaatggtgtaaagctatccaaatcaattaaattttggttaaaaaattctttaaactattttgaacaagatttatactctcgatcttgattacaaaattcttatcgtcactttttaaagaatattcattttcagccgttcatttttgcgCCCACTTCAtgaacaagaaaataatatcgaaaaaaattgaaatttgatttctagatatttcaagtggtgtagatcattttcaacggtaccgatcgtcaatttcgaggctccatcatcgaaaataaatggatggcaatggagcccgtttgctaccgatagtatttcagctcaactctctctctctctctctatatatatatatatatgtataaatttgtatttttataatgAGTTAATTTTGTACAGATTtatgcaaatatagtgaatgacaaatatattcctataaagttcaacttttatatattgtccctacaaaaatCCTGATATTTTCTAATATGTTCCTGTTGTTAGAATATGTTAAAAAACTTTAGTTAAtcataagttaaatacttaaacctgattagtttttaatatttttatcactCTTATATcatactgttatgatttttggagAGACGTTTTTgtaatgacaaaattgaaaaaataaatagttctctaacggtaacaaaccaaagtaacatatttataaatattaggTCTTTTGTAGAGATAACATACGAAAGTTTAactttatatgaatatatttgtcattcactatatttatagtaacctgtatgaaattaacccatttataattgagttgagttttatatttaagttagactaaaaattaaataataaaaatctacattatattaaatatatataaaattatttatttatatatatatatatacatataagtgtatattctttaaataatatatattttgagctGTTATGAAGCTGAATACAACCGAACTGATCCAAACTCATATTCAattcgtttattaaatgaactAAAAGGCTGGTTCAGTAAAcaaacaatttaatttaaagattGCTAAACCCAAGTTGTGCTAAACCCAAGTTGTTGGCTCCTaaagaggaaaaattctagaatgcaacgggtatattagtgacgtggcgtaacaaaccaatcaaattaatccttttaagaatatatgtcccatcatgattgtaaaaaagtatttttattgtacttttgtttaaaaagaaggaatgtgattggcttgttattgatgacgtggtgcaagtgtgacagtgtagaattcctccctaAAGAGCGAGCTGGATTCCGTCCCTGCCAGTGCCACGTGGCAGTAATTTTTTcacttaacttttattttttgtacacGTGGCATGCCCGCAGCCCACTTCCCAAAAAAAGTCCCACATCTTCTCACTGAAAGGAGGAATATACTTGCACCATGTCATCAATAATaagtcaatcatatttttttttttcagataaaaatacaataaaaatatttttttctaatcataatgggacatatatttataaaaagagatatttgattgatttgttacgcaacgtaaccaatatacccgttgcattctagaatttttccactCCCAGATATTCGCCCCCTCCCTTCCCGTACGAGGAATTCTATACTATCATATTTGcatcacgtcatcaataacaagccaatcacattcattcttttcaaataaaaaaacaataaaaatattttttataattataataaaatatatactctaaaaaaaatatttaattaatttgttacgcCAAGTGACCAATATACCCgttacattctaaaatttttcctacCGTACGAGTACACTACAGCCCCTACTCCATCATCAtatcgtcttcttcttctcagcatcatttccctttctctttctctctcaatcCCTCTCCGTTCTCGCCACTCCGACTCCACGCGACATGGACGCGCTCCtcccctccgcctcctctcccctctccaAGCGCCCGTGCCCTAACGACccctcctcgtcgtcctcctccgttCCTAGGGTTTCGCCCTGCTCAGCCGCCTCCGCCATGGACGGCCTCCTCGAGTGCTTCGTCGCCGGCGCCCTCGACCCCTCCGTCTCCCTCCACCTCTCCCTCGAGCGCCTCCTCGGCGCCGCCGTCCTCGAGCACGAGAAGGAGGcgctcgtcgccgccgccgcgcgcgccgGATCGGCCCTGCTCGACGCCGCCGGGAGATCCGCGCGCAAGCGCGCCTCGTTGCACAACGCCGCGGCGTGGCCTCTCCCCCCCGATCTCACCATCAGAGTAATCGCGACCTCTTGTTCTCTATCTCATGGTTGATGCTTCTTCTTACTGTTTAGGGAACCgatcatgtatgtatgtattgatTATTCTAAATGAACTAAAATATAAGCTATTAAGGGTTAGTTGAATTGATTTAGGTAAACACATTAGTCTTGTGATTGTTGATTGCTTActctgttattattatttttttaatgtactcCAAATTCCTTCATCGGATAGTGACATAGACAAACCATGTGACGCCCCACTTTCTAGAGGGTTGCCCATTATGGGACTACTCtaatcctagcatgcttaactctcttaacctcttagatCTAGCCACCACTCAAAAAACTATAGCCATATTAAaaggtttagccctattatatcttatatataggattacCTAGGTCTCACAAACCAAAAATGATGTGTCATAAAAAATTGTAATCGCAGTGCGCTGGAAATGGAATCGCAGCTATTGgttgaagaaaattaataaaagttgATTTAAGAGATATGGAGTGAGTAAAacagagaaagagaaataagtAAATCATGCTAGATGTATGGAATGGAGCATAGCAGGTCACGACAAGCTTCCAACTTTGAAGGCTGGGAGTTTAGATAGTGCATTTACATTGTTGGGGGCACTAAGAGACAGCAAGAGTTGTTAGAAGGCACGGAAGACTACGAATTAAGAGTAAATAAAGTCATATTGGAAggctttttgttctttttctggATATGGATAACTAGTTAGGAGTGTACTACTAAAATACTCACATTAGCAATCACTTCTTTTGCTCTAAATTTATGCCTCGAACCTTGCAGAGATTTTAAGAGAAATTTCCATTGATATTGGCAGTGTTTTAAATAGTGGCCGCTATGCCCGCCATAGTGGCCACTATAGCGGTTTTTAGGTGTTACTGCAACGCTGTAATATATAAAGCGGTATATAGCGCTTCGGGTTCATAGCGGTCGCTTTAGCGGCGTGGCGCCCGCTAAAGCGGCCGCTATAAAGCGGTAGAAAAGCGGGCGCTATGAGGCCAAACCTTTAAAAAATACAAACGGGTTAAAATGGTTTATCGAGTCGGATccttaaatgaaataaacccTTTTCTACGGTTTGGAAGATAAAAAGGTGATCCGTTTTTAAAAGAGAATCATATATCGTCATCTTTTTGGtttgctaaatattttaaagttaatcttaaattcttaatagataataacattaaatatatagacttgcaatactaaaaaaaagaatgattagttgtcttttcttcaaaattatatgtattttataagaaacataaacatattaaatttgcTTTTATAAAACCCGCTATGGGTTCATAGCGCCCGCTATCCGCTTACCGCTATGAGACTCTCCGAACGCTATGTACCCGTTATCCGCTATTTACAACCTTGGATATTGGCTGGTTTTAAAATGCATAGTCTATTAGTATCCCTAGCATGTCACTAAAATGTCTGTAGATAATTGTATGCGACTGTTAATAAGTATCTAAACAACTACGAGATAAGAGCCATGTGTTCTTCAGTCATAAAGGACGAAGGAGTATGGGAAGAGCTCTTGCATGTTTTTGTACTTACACGGCTATTGAAATGCGAGACACATAAGGGGATATCCATGACAATGTTCAATTTTAGCGGACTCTTTGAGGTTTTAGGAGTCTGAGatgaatataaaatagaaaCCTATTTAAGAAACTTTGAGAGAATAAACTGTGATCTTTGATTAGGACACTAGGACACTACAGATGAAGGTTAACTGAAGGAAAAGGACTAATCTAGCTTATTTAAATTAGTAGGAATAGATGGTTCGCTTTAACAGAACATTGCATTCACCTCTAAATTGTTTGGGCTGANCACACAATGTTACAAAATATCGACTTAAGTTATTAGTTGGGTTTTTGGATATTCTCTATTACCGTTTCACACACAATGTTACAAAATATCGACTTAAGTTATTAGTTGGGTTTATTTTGCCATTATCTCTTATAGGTCTAGCTATTTGGGTTGATTATTGAATTCAGCTATAAAACATTGTAAGTTATGCAATAGAATcgtataaattgaataaatttgcCCAATAAACTATCATTGATAGTATAAGCAAAATAGGAGATATCTtttatataaacttttttttatctatttttctaGACAGATGTTGAGATGGGGAACAATGTGATGCTAACTCGTTTTAGTCAATTCTTACAATTTTCccaaattttttgatatatttgagATGGTGGTAAAGTGAAGGGTTGGTAGTTGACGCAATTTTTAATGCAAGGGGTTAGTTGAGAATTGAGATTGGGGCTAAAGCAAGGGGTATCTTTatatttagtcaattttttGAATGGCTTGGCTTTACCTGTTCTATGATCTGTTGTGTTTGACGTGCTGACTATGTTATTTGTCCCTGTTATTCCTCTTGATGCATTTATATGTAGCATTACATGATAGTACATGTCTATAGAAGTTGGAGATCTTCCTTAGTTTTTCCTCAAGTTTTTCTTATACAGCTCTAACAAATAATTGTGTTTGTATTTCTTAACTTTTTAAGTTTCTCGTGTCATATTCTCACACCAAAAGCCATGTCTTAGTAGGCACTGTGTTGAATATCTATGATCCCATGAAATTCATATTATATCAATATTGCAACATACTCTACTCTACTTTCTCTATCCTATTACACACCAGCACTTTGCATCTCAAAACTGTTTTTACCTTTTCCCATTTAGTATTCCTGTCATACTCCACTCAAAATGGTTTTTACCCTTTCCCATTTAGTATTTCTGTGATACTATTACTCCATTTGCTAGTTTCTGTAAAAACTactatctatataattttttttttgaagttaaaaatcATCTATATAGTTTTAGCTGTAGTctgattttcctttttttccagATGCAATATGCCTCTATGATCTTGTATCTTCGTAGAGTACATGGTGCAACTAGTAATACACTTCTTGTACCTTTATTATATCTTTGGAGAGGCAATTTACTAACAAAGAAATCTATGGGCTATGTTGTCTGAAGGTATTCGCCATGCTAGATACTCGGAGTCTTTGCCATGCTTCTGCTACTTGTTCACTATTTAACAAGTGTGCGACCGATTCATTATGCTACACCGATATTGATTTAACTGCGGTAGTGCCGAGATTTACTAATACGGTTGTGTCTACAATGATACAAAGGGCGGGAAAGAACCTTCGGTGAGATTCTCTATTCATATCCAGAGATGGTGATATGTTATATTTCGCAATCATTAACTTGTGCTGCACTTTTCGCTTCCAAATTTTCTAATGCTTTAGATTCATCTAACGTATGCTGTACATAGTTGTCATACATAATGGAGGTAATTCAGTTGCTAAAATTACAGGAAAATTGCTGTTGAGCCACAGCATTTGGCATCTTGCATTCTGGTAAAAGTGCTTTAGAAGTATAGTGGCGAGGCCAAATGTTTATTATAGACATAACACTGAAGCACTTGTAATTTTGGGTTGTTTGGTCGACCAATGTGATTTTAAAACTTGTTTGACAAGGCCAAATGTTCCTTATTGATATAACGCTAATTTTGGGTTGTTTGGTTGATCAGCatgattatgattttaaaattcatttgaTGTCATCTATCTAgtttcaaattaataaaattactgGCGAGCTATTTGAGACATTATATAAAAAAGccttaattaacttaaaaagtCACATAATTTCTACGCTAACTTAGAACCTTTCTGTCATTGCCTCCCTTTTGGGAGATCATATCTATGGCAATTTTTAGCTAATATGCCTTCTCTGAAGATAGGAAAGGTTTCTAGGTTAGCCGACATTGTGGTTTTCTTCTAACTTCTATTAAGGTTTTTCAGGTTAGCTTgaatttctttattctttgtcgCGTCTGACCGACCAAAATCTTATGCATCATCAAGTGAACAATATAAAGATATTAGTTCTGTATCTTATTGCATTGACCACAAGTAATTGTCGCCATGAAAAATTTCCTTTTAATTTATCTCAgacacatattatatatattctaattgtttTCATTATTAGGTCACTGAAGCTTGGTAGATGGCCTAGTCCAAGTTCAAAGGCATCTCATTACACACTTTGTCCCAAAGATTCACCCGGACTTTCATCAGATGAAACCCGGCCCAGCCAAATGAGGGAATCATCTGTTCTTAGCAGGTCATGCCTTGCAGCTTTAAGTTTGGACGGTGGTGCTGCAGGGTATGGGAAAATTAATTGAGGCTTTTGataatttgatttgtttttcaGTTGATATATTCTTTTATGTGTGGAAGGGCGCTTTTGCGGAAGCTTTACTTGTACAATATCGATAAAATGAACAATGCTGCTCTCTGCTTAGCACTCAAGGCATGCCAGTCTCTTGCAGATCTGAAACTTGTTGGGCTGTGAGTGATATCAATTGTGCCTTTTTATctcaaattttctatttttgatggCTTCTTCCTTCTTGGCATAAGCATATCAGATCACTTATAGCAAATGCTTCTTTTCAACTTTGTTATAGTAATatttgtttctaaatatttctgtTGTTTCTTATATGAAGCAAATCTGCTTAACCCATCTCCAGTAGGGGTGAAAACGGTCGGATATTATCCGACCCGACCTGACTctgcatttgaaaattttcaaatatgggTTAGAATTTTGCTATCCGACCTATATTcagatttgaatttggatatggatttacTATAATTCTTCGCATTCGGATTCATATTCGTATTATCCAAATCTGAACAGATTGTGATATATTTTCAACATTTTACACTTTCTTTAAAATTCCTCtttaatattaactttttagaattcaaaagctttttcatattttttaaaatatttttataaaatttaaaaatcttacatgtatattgataatttttttttttgcttttagctttatataatatttcaaatattcatATCCGTATCTATTTAAAATCTGACCAGCTTCCGAAACCGTTTCTACTAGATATGGCTTTGAATCTTGTATCCCATCAATATCCGAATCTGTATCCAGATCTGACACAAAAATATGGATAAGAATATGGATTGAATACCATCCGATTCATATCTGACGCATTTTTCATCCCTAATCTCCAGGCTCTGATATCTTTGCTTTggaaagtttttctttttacttgAGAAAGTGGGTGCCCTATTAACTCATGCTATTTGAACAGACCTGTTGAGCTGAGGCAAA
Coding sequences:
- the LOC109717879 gene encoding F-box protein SKIP17-like isoform X3; the encoded protein is MDALLPSASSPLSKRPCPNDPSSSSSSVPRVSPCSAASAMDGLLECFVAGALDPSVSLHLSLERLLGAAVLEHEKEALVAAAARAGSALLDAAGRSARKRASLHNAAAWPLPPDLTIRVFAMLDTRSLCHASATCSLFNKCATDSLCYTDIDLTAVVPRFTNTVVSTMIQRAGKNLRSLKLGRWPSPSSKASHYTLCPKDSPGLSSDETRPSQMRESSVLSRSCLAALSLDGGAAGALLRKLYLYNIDKMNNAALCLALKACQSLADLKLVGLPVELRQTLTAISKYCCLIERLFIESSDIGRDDGLKSSTCSDLVKGCPNISSLSLRGFKLHDHKVSILVKGLCNLKYVDFSTSLSITGTFLRNLGSGTDTFALEALILRDCLHLKEVEVSRFFSAVLDGDCKQLRYVLFVPMSRDFSYQDVSNKDGLSAHVDWNERCFSLSTIPISRLSKERPEICLIAEFPSEGSCSSMDIGHASDSETSSDVSLPLSIDVSLSASSSESIYSSDLGSGNEDAHGANAPFYYVDGFDEADLPLF
- the LOC109717879 gene encoding F-box protein SKIP17-like isoform X2; translated protein: MDALLPSASSPLSKRPCPNDPSSSSSSVPRVSPCSAASAMDGLLECFVAGALDPSVSLHLSLERLLGAAVLEHEKEALVAAAARAGSALLDAAGRSARKRASLHNAAAWPLPPDLTIRVFAMLDTRSLCHASATCSLFNKCATDSLCYTDIDLTAVVPRFTNTVVSTMIQRAGKNLRSLKLGRWPSPSSKASHYTLCPKDSPGLSSDETRPSQMRESSVLSRSCLAALSLDGGAAGALLRKLYLYNIDKMNNAALCLALKACQSLADLKLVGLPVELRQTLTAISKYCCLIERLFIESSDIGRDDGLKSSTCSDLVKGCPNISSLSLRGFKLHDHKVSILVKILNLFLLQYRLYLKERVLVLQGLCNLKYVDFSTSLSITGTFLRNLGSGTDTFALEALILRDCLHLKEVEVSRFFSAVLDGDCKQLRYVDVSNKDGLSAHVDWNERCFSLSTIPISRLSKERPEICLIAEFPSEGSCSSMDIGHASDSETSSDVSLPLSIDVSLSASSSESIYSSDLGSGNEDAHGANAPFYYVDGFDEADLPLF
- the LOC109717879 gene encoding F-box protein SKIP17-like isoform X1; the encoded protein is MDALLPSASSPLSKRPCPNDPSSSSSSVPRVSPCSAASAMDGLLECFVAGALDPSVSLHLSLERLLGAAVLEHEKEALVAAAARAGSALLDAAGRSARKRASLHNAAAWPLPPDLTIRVFAMLDTRSLCHASATCSLFNKCATDSLCYTDIDLTAVVPRFTNTVVSTMIQRAGKNLRSLKLGRWPSPSSKASHYTLCPKDSPGLSSDETRPSQMRESSVLSRSCLAALSLDGGAAGALLRKLYLYNIDKMNNAALCLALKACQSLADLKLVGLPVELRQTLTAISKYCCLIERLFIESSDIGRDDGLKSSTCSDLVKGCPNISSLSLRGFKLHDHKVSILVKILNLFLLQYRLYLKERVLVLQGLCNLKYVDFSTSLSITGTFLRNLGSGTDTFALEALILRDCLHLKEVEVSRFFSAVLDGDCKQLRYVLFVPMSRDFSYQDVSNKDGLSAHVDWNERCFSLSTIPISRLSKERPEICLIAEFPSEGSCSSMDIGHASDSETSSDVSLPLSIDVSLSASSSESIYSSDLGSGNEDAHGANAPFYYVDGFDEADLPLF